From Haemorhous mexicanus isolate bHaeMex1 chromosome 1, bHaeMex1.pri, whole genome shotgun sequence, one genomic window encodes:
- the ACTR3B gene encoding actin-related protein 3B, producing MASCLPPCVIDGGTGYTKLGYAGNTEPQFIIPSCIAIRESAKVGDQAQRRVMKGVDDLDFFIGDEAIDKPTYATKWPIRHGIVEDWDLMERFMEQVIFKYLRAEPEDHYFLMTEPPLNTPENREYLAEIMFESFNIPGLYIAVQAVLALAASWTSRQVGERTLTGIVIDSGDGVTHVIPVAEGYVIGSCIKHIPIAGRDITYFIQQLLREREVGIPPEQSLETAKAIKEKYCYICPDIVKEFAKYDGDSRRWIKQYTGINAINKTKFVIDVGYERFLGPEIFFHPEFANPDFMESISDVVDEVIQNCPIDVRRPLYKNVVLSGGSTMFRDFGRRLQRDLKRVVDARLRLSEELSGGRIKPKPVEVQVITHHMQRYAVWFGGSMLASTPEFFQVCHTKKDYEEYGPSICRHNPVFGVMS from the exons gTATACGAAGCTTGGCTATGCAGGAAATACAGAACCTCAGTTCATTATCCCATCAT GCATTGCAATCCGAGAGTCAGCCAAAGTGGGGGACCAGGCTCAGAGGAGGGTAATGAAAGGTGTTGATGATCTGGACTTTTTCATAGGAGATGAAGCCATAGATAAACCTACCTATGCTACAAAG TGGCCTATCCGACATGGAATTGTTGAGGACTGGGACCTCATGGAGAGGTTCATGGAACAAGTCATTTTTAAGTACCTTCGAGCTGAGCCAGAGGATCACTATTTTTTAATG ACAGAGCCTCCACTGAACACACCAGAAAACAGAGAATATCTTGCAGAAATCATGTTTGAATCATTTAACATCCCAGGACTTTACAttgctgtgcag gcagtgtTGGCCCTAGCTGCCTCCTGGACGTCACGGCAGGTCGGGGAGCGGACTCTGACTGGAATTGTCATCGACAGTGGTGACGGGGTGACCCACGTGATCCCCGTG GCAGAAGGCTATGTAATTGGAAGTTGCATCAAGCATATTCCTATTGCAGGTAGAGATATTACTTACTTTATTCAACAGCTTCTAAGGGAAAGGGAGGTAGGAATTCCTCCTGAACAATCTCTGGAGACAGCAAAAGCCATAAAG GAGAAATACTGTTACATTTGCCCCGACATAGTGAAGGAATTTGCCAAGTACGACGGGGACTCTCGCAGGTGGATCAAACAATACACGGGCATCAACGCCATCAACAAAACCAAGTTTGTTATAGATGTTGGTTACGAGAGGTTCCTCGGGCCAGAAATCTTCTTCCATCCCGAG TTTGCCAACCCTGATTTCATGGAGTCCATTTCGGATGTAGTGGATGAAGTCATCCAGAACTGTCCCATTGACGTCCGGCGGCCCTTATACAAG AATGTGGTGCTCTCAGGAGGCTCCACGATGTTCAGGGACTTCGGACGACGGCTGCAGAGGGATTTGAAGAGAGTGGTGGACGCGAGACTGCGGCTCAGCGAGGAGCTCAGTGGTGGTCGGATAAAA CCCAAACCAGTGGAAGTTCAAGTGATAACACATCACATGCAGCGTTATGCAGTTTGGTTTGGAGGTTCCATGCTGGCTTCAACA cCAGAGTTTTTCCAAGTATGTCACACCAAGAAGGACTATGAAGAGTATGGCCCTAGTATTTGTCGTCATAATCCTGTTTTTGGAGTCATGTCATAA